A window of Cyclopterus lumpus isolate fCycLum1 chromosome 10, fCycLum1.pri, whole genome shotgun sequence genomic DNA:
GACACAGAGGAGATTGGGTTGAGGGGCGAACCCATCTGTGTGAGCACCTTGTCCAGCCACTGCAGGGGCCCGTGCAGGTGCACCTCGATCCAGCAGGGGGTGCTGGTGACGTCCTGTCGGTGATACTCGGCTCCCCAGCCCTGTGAGAATGCAGAACCAATTTTTAACAACGATGCGATAATAATGTCTTCCTcttgtttgaaaaagaaaagaaaaaaagggatgaaaCATGCATAGCTGTGCTTGTGTAGCAAGGCCTTACCTTGACAAAGCTCATCCTGATGGTGCACATCTTGGTGAGCTCATACACGGCCTCAAAGCCGTGGTTGACCGACTGGGCCAGAAGCTGAGCGAACTCCTGGTTGTTGAAAATCTTGAGGCTGCACCCACTGGGGATCTTGCACACAGTGGTCGGGTGGAAGCCGTGATGGTAATTGCAGTTACGGCTCTGGACGAAAATGCTGGTGTCACTGAGGCACTCTGCGTACACCTCCCCTCCCACGTAGTACAGGTGCACTCCTGGGAAAATAGAAAGACAAGCCACGGTCAGGACATCCGGGAAAAACGCAGCCATGCGAGAACACAATCAAAACGCTCACGCCCGCCAAGTCGCACCTTTGCCGATGTGCCTGCGCGTGTTCTCGATGGTGGAGTTGCGGTTGACGTTGGACAGCAGCCCGAGGCAGAAGCGGTTCTTGTTGTTCGAAGGGTCGGTGAAGCCGTCCACCAGCACACTGGTTGACGAGGCGTGGTAAGCCTCGCCGACACGGTTGTTAAGTTCATAATAGACAATGGAGCACCAGTGGCTCGGCTCCTCATACTCCACTGGCTGcacatctgaaaaaaaacaaacaaacaaacaggtcagacaaaacaaacagatgagTCATAAACTTAGCCGATGCCCTCATTACACACATCTAGGAGGGTCAAGACAGGGACTGGATTCATTATTTAACAAGGACGAGTGTAGTTAAGAGCGAAGGGGCTCCTTAATGCtcattgttttgaaaataatttcATACATTCTAAAATATAATTAGATCCCTAAACTACCAGATATGCAGAGTGTGTATTTTTCCCCCAACTTTAGCTTCTGTAGTTCATTATTCAGTTATCTCCTCTCCATTATAGAAGCATTTAAAGAAAGGAATTACACGTTAAATATTTCAATGTAGGTATTAACCATCTGACGCATCTTAAATCGGTTTGTCAATTCTAgtgtgggaagaaaaaaatcccAACTAAGTATACAAATCAATATTTGAATATCAGACAGCAAATTAGAGGCCTCTGTTTGGGGGCAAATAGAGTGAGAAATTAGTTTTAAAAAGGTAACTCCCTCATTCATTTAAACGACACCACTGCAGTGTGAATGCCAGCGCAGAAGAAAAGGGCAAAAGCTGGCGTTACTTTTGCAGCAATGAACCGCCATGTGGGAAATGCCCGGctttcacacacgcacaatatGTCGAGACggagaaaaatgtttttacatcaCTTTCGCAGAAAAGCCAAATCCTGCCTCAAGTACTCTGAACTGCTGTGCAGCATCTTGGACTTCCATAAGCTGTCAAACTGTACTTCCTGCTCTGCATTTCATCCTTTCAGAGTTTGGTCCTGATACTAATTAGtgttctcctcacctcctctggCCACGTTCGGAGCCACCAGGCTGGTGCTGGTCTCCATGGACTGGCTCTCCTGGCCCAGCTGCTCGTCAGGGGGCATGTAGGCCGGGGGTGGGGTGTCAGCTGAGACATTGAGAGTTGTGAGTGAGAGTTAGTGAGGATGAGAccgaccacacacacagccaataTTGAGGCACAGACAAAAAAGAATCCAACAAAATTAAACCTCCACTTAGATGGCAGTGAGAAAATGTTTACAATGCTCAAACAACAACCATGGCCTTTAAGCACAAATAAAAATCCATGAAAACCGGCGCAGTAGTCACCAGACCCAGACACTCACAAGTACAATCCGAATAGGCCAAAAGGGATTTCTCCGATATATCAAGACTATTGAACATGGCAGAATGGAATGACTTGGTTAAGGGATATGTCTTTATGTATCTGTACTGTCTCCAGTCCGTAACAATGAGACAGAAAGGCCACCTGCTCCCCTGAGTCAGAGCCTTGACAGCAGCCCTGGTGGACACTGCTTAGCTGGCATTTCCTTTGTTCTCATTGAGGGGTGTAGCTTGATTTGGATGAATATAATAACTTGACCTGGTTAGACATTATTGTTAAAAGCATTTCCATTGCATAGAAATAAAGCGTATCGTGCATGGGTTTAAACTGGCAATGGCTACTTGACAGCAACACTCCAGAACACAGTAGTGTGGCCCCTTGCCCAGGGTCAGGTACATGAGCGTTAGGCGTACCTGGGAGCTGGAATGGACTGGAGGGCCCCGAGCTGGCCGGAGAGTTGGGATAAGTACCGCTGCTGGCTGGAGAAGAGGGATACGGAGAGTTGGGAGAGATGGGGAACGAAccgcctccacctcctccgccgCCCCCGCTATGTGGCTGCTGGAAGGACTCTGGAAAGGTGGCGTTCAGGGGCATGTGCGGTTCGTTGTGGGTGAGGTTGCGGAACTGTACCAGCAAGCTGTGTTGTGGGTTGAACTCGCTGTGCCGCGGTACCAGAACCGGAGGGAGCACTGGGTGGTGGGAAAGAGGAGGCAGAATGAGTTGGgcatggaaaacacacacacacacacacacacacacacacacacttatcatTTAGAGAACAAACGGATCACTTTATGATCCCAGTATGGCTTTTATTGATGAGTTTCCTTTCCATTACTTACAAGGAAATGCAGCCAAAGAAGAAAGCACACTCTTGTGTAACACTAGGGCTGCTACTAACAATAATGTTCTTGATTCGCCATTTGacctataaaatgtcaga
This region includes:
- the smad5 gene encoding mothers against decapentaplegic homolog 5, with amino-acid sequence MTSMSSLFSFTSPAVKRLLGWKQGDEEEKWAEKAVDALVKKLKKKKGAMEDLEKALSCPGQDSKCVTIPRSLDGRLQVSHRKGLPHVIYCRVWRWPDLQSHHELKPLEVCEYPFGSKQKEVCINPYHYKRVESPVLPPVLVPRHSEFNPQHSLLVQFRNLTHNEPHMPLNATFPESFQQPHSGGGGGGGGGSFPISPNSPYPSSPASSGTYPNSPASSGPSSPFQLPADTPPPAYMPPDEQLGQESQSMETSTSLVAPNVARGDVQPVEYEEPSHWCSIVYYELNNRVGEAYHASSTSVLVDGFTDPSNNKNRFCLGLLSNVNRNSTIENTRRHIGKGVHLYYVGGEVYAECLSDTSIFVQSRNCNYHHGFHPTTVCKIPSGCSLKIFNNQEFAQLLAQSVNHGFEAVYELTKMCTIRMSFVKGWGAEYHRQDVTSTPCWIEVHLHGPLQWLDKVLTQMGSPLNPISSVS